The Rubrobacter tropicus nucleotide sequence GCTCGGGGGGTTGGGGATCATGACGGTCACGACCATCGCCGCCTTGCTAGTGGGCCAGCGGGTCGGTTTCAGGAGCCTTCTCGCGGTGCGCGAGGAGATGGACAACGTGGACTCGCTGCGTAACACGCTCCGTCTTCTCGGCCAGATAGCCGCCATCACCTTCGCGGTTGAGATCGTCGGGGCGGTGGTGCTAGCCGCGGCGTTCTTCCGCCGCGGCATGGGCCTCGGCGAGAGCGCCTTTCAGGGGCTGTTTCACTCCATCATGGCCTTCTGCAACGCGGGGTTCACGATACTGCCGGGGGAAGGCCTCGTGCCCTACGCGGGGGACTGGCTCGTCGTCGGGACGCTCGTCGTCGTCATTACGCTCGGCGGGCTCGGGTTCCCGGTGCTGGTGAACCTCTACCGTTACACAGACGAAAGGAGGCTCTCGGTCCACGCGAAGCTGGTCTTGATCACCTCCGGCGTCCTCATCGTGGTTGGCGTCGCGAGCGTCGCCTTCATGGAGTGGACCAACCCGGCCACCCTGGGGGGAGAGACCGTCAGCACGCAGGCGGCCATGTCCGTTTTCCAGGGCGTCACGCCCCGGACGGCCGGGTTCGCCACCGTCGACTATGCCGAGATGCGCGACACCACGCTCTTCGTGCAGACGCTGCTCATGTTCATAGGGACCGCCCCGACTTCCACCGGCGGCGGGGTAAAGGTCACCACCGTGGCGCTCGTCTTCCTCATCGTCGCCTCACAGGTCCGGGGGCAGGACAAGATCACGCTCTTCTGGCGCGAGCTGCCGAGGACGCTGGTCGCGAAGGCGCTCGCCGTCCTCGCCCTCTCCACCGTGCTCATAGTCGTCGGGA carries:
- a CDS encoding TrkH family potassium uptake protein — encoded protein: MSRWFSTPRLIVYGFLALMALGTALLKLPVSTQAGISWANAFFVSVSAGSVTGLSTVTIQTTFTTFGQVVMMVLVQLGGLGIMTVTTIAALLVGQRVGFRSLLAVREEMDNVDSLRNTLRLLGQIAAITFAVEIVGAVVLAAAFFRRGMGLGESAFQGLFHSIMAFCNAGFTILPGEGLVPYAGDWLVVGTLVVVITLGGLGFPVLVNLYRYTDERRLSVHAKLVLITSGVLIVVGVASVAFMEWTNPATLGGETVSTQAAMSVFQGVTPRTAGFATVDYAEMRDTTLFVQTLLMFIGTAPTSTGGGVKVTTVALVFLIVASQVRGQDKITLFWRELPRTLVAKALAVLALSTVLIVVGTLTIMISDGLELLPALFEITSAFGTTGLSLNVTPDLSGFGKMLVAVIMFLGRVGPITFVIAMTARQRPPKYTYPQEDIAIG